From Mycolicibacterium fluoranthenivorans, one genomic window encodes:
- a CDS encoding histidine phosphatase family protein, whose product MQLLLVRHALPLRSEPGQGSDPDLSAEGLAQAARLPEALARFPITRLVSSPQRRAVQTGGPLAEALGLPIDIDDRLAEYDRDMTHYVPIEQIAKENPAELARLISGHLPSSVDEKAFLERVVAAVDDVVAAADHEDTVAVFGHGGVINVLLHHILGTERLLSFHVDYASVTRLLSSRSGKLAVASVNGTEHVWDLLPRNFVDERSREEP is encoded by the coding sequence GTGCAACTGCTTCTGGTCCGACATGCGTTACCTCTGCGCAGCGAGCCCGGTCAGGGTTCCGATCCCGATCTGTCCGCCGAGGGGCTCGCCCAGGCTGCGCGCCTGCCCGAGGCGCTGGCCCGCTTCCCGATCACCCGCCTGGTGAGCAGCCCGCAGCGTCGGGCAGTGCAGACCGGCGGCCCGCTGGCCGAGGCGCTAGGCCTGCCGATCGACATCGATGATCGGCTCGCCGAGTACGACCGGGACATGACGCACTACGTGCCGATCGAGCAGATCGCCAAGGAGAACCCGGCGGAACTGGCCAGGCTGATCTCCGGACATCTGCCCAGCAGCGTCGACGAAAAGGCATTCCTGGAGCGGGTGGTGGCCGCGGTGGACGATGTGGTGGCCGCCGCCGACCACGAGGACACCGTCGCGGTATTCGGTCACGGCGGTGTCATCAACGTCCTGTTGCATCACATCCTCGGCACCGAGCGGCTGCTGTCGTTCCACGTGGACTACGCCTCGGTGACCCGGCTGCTGTCCTCGCGCAGCGGCAAGCTGGCCGTCGCCTCGGTGAACGGGACCGAACACGTATGGGATCTGCTGCCCCGAAACTTTGTCGACGAGCGCTCGCGCGAGGAGCCGTGA